TGAAGGGGCCATCACGCTGCTGATGCAGGCGCTGTTTGATAAAGGCCACCGCCACATCAGCTATCTCGGCGTGCCGCACAGCGATGTGACCACCGGGAAGCGCCGCCACAATGCGTATCTCACCTTCTGCAAACAACACAAACTGCACCCGGTCGCTGCCCTGCCCGGCCTGGCCATGAAACAGGGTTACGACGCCGTCGCCAGCGTCACCCACAGCGAAACCACCGCGCTGGTGTGTGCCACCGATACCCTGGCGCTCGGTGCCAGCAAATATCTGCAAGAACAGCGCAACGACACCCTGCAACTCGCCAGCGTCGGCAACACGCCGCTGATGAAGTTCCTGCACCCGGAAATTGTGACCGTCGATCCCGGCTACGGCGAAGCCGGACGCCAGGCCGCACACCAGTTGATCGAACAGATCAACGGCCGCGCACAGCCACAGCAGCTGGTGATCCCCGCCGCCCTGACCTGACGTTTCACCGATCGCAAAACGATTTATTGTGATCGCCGCCCTGTTTCGGGAACGTTCCCATTTTGCAAAATAAGCGAAACGGATAGGCTTGCGTCCAGGTCATTACTCTCTTCTTGAGGCTTCATGATGAGCAAAGTCAGACAACAGGATATCGATCAGCTGATCGAATTGGTGGGCGGTCGGGACAACATCGCCACGGTCAGCCACTGCATTACCCGCCTGCGTTTCGTGCTGAACGATCCGGCGAAGGCCAACCCGAAAGCCATCGAAGAATTGTCGATGGTCAAAGGCTGCTTCACCAACGCCGGGCAGTTCCAGGTGGTTATCGGCACCGACGTGGGCGATTACTACAAAGTGCTGATCGCCAGCACCGGGCAGGCTTCAGCCGATAAAGAGCAGGCCAAACTGGCAGCACGCCAGAACATGAAATGGCACGAGCGGATGATCTCGCACTTCGCGGAGATCTTCTTCCCGCTGCTGCCAGCGCTGATCAGCGGGGGCCTGATCCTCGGTTTCCGTAACGTCATCGGCGATGTGCCGATGAGCAACGGCCAGACCCTGGCGCAGATGTATCCGGGCCTGAAAACCCTGTATGACTTCCTGTGGCTGATTGGCGAGGCTATCTTCTTCTATCTGCCGGTCGGCATCTGCTGGTCTGCGGTTAAGAAAATGGGCGGCACCCCGATCCTCGGCATCGTACTGGGGGTCACGCTAGTTTCTCCGCAGCTGATGAACGCCTACGAACTCGGGAGCAAAATCCCGGACGTGTGGAACTTCGGTCTGTTTGCGATTGAGAAAGTCGGCTATCAGGCGCAGGTGATCCCGGCATTACTGGCGGGTCTGGCGCTCGGCATGATTGAAACACGCCTCAAACGCATTGTGCCGGATTACCTGTATCTGGTTGTGGTGCCGGTGTGCTCGCTGATCCTCGCGGTGTTCCTGGCCCACGCGCTTATCGGTCCGTTTGGCCGCATGATTGGCGACGGCGTGGCCTTCGCGGTGCGTCACCTGATGACCGGCAGCTTCGCCCCGATTGGTGCCGCGCTGTTCGCCTTCCTTTATGCCCCGCTGGTGATTACCGGCGTGCATCAAACCACGCTCGCCATCGACATGCAGATGATCCAAAGCATGGGCGGGACGCCGGTGTGGCCGCTGATTGCGCTGTCTAACATTGCGCAGGCTTCTGCGGTGGTCGGCATCATTATCTGTAGCAAGAAACATAACGAGCGTGAGATTTCCGTGCCCGCCGCCATTTCCGCCTTCCTCGGCGTGACCGAACCGGCGATGTACGGCATCAATCTCAAATACCGCTTCCCGATGTTATGCGCGATGGTCGGTTCTGGCCTCGCGGGCCTGCTGTGTGGCCTGAACGGCGTGATGGCGAACGGCATTGGCGTCGGTGGCTTGCCGGGCATCCTCTCCATTCAGCCAACGTTCTGGCAGGTGTATGCCGTCGCGATGGCGATTGCCGTGATTATCCCGATTGTTCTCACCACTGCGGTGTATCAGCGTAAGTTCCGTCAGGGCGCGCTACAGATTGTATAAATCCTTTTGGGGCGCGCTTGCGCCCCGTTCTGTTTTAACCAGGAAAGCCTTATGAACAACCTCCCTCACTGGTGGCAAAACGGCGTTATCTACCAGGTCTATCCAAAAAGTTTTCAGGACACCACCGGCAGCGGCACCGGTGATTTACGTGGCGTCACGTTGCGTCTGGAATACCTGAAAACCCTCGGCGTGGACGCCCTCTGGCTGACGCCATTTTATGTCTCACCGCAGGTGGATAACGGCTACGACGTAGCGAATTACACCGCCATCGACCCGGCTTACGGCACGCTGGATGATTTTGACGAACTGGTGACCGAAGCCAAATCACGCGGCATTCGTATCGTGCTGGATATGGTGCTCAACCATACTTCCACGCAGCATCCGTGGTTCCAGGCATCGCTCGACCCGGATAGCCCGCACCGCGAGTTCTACATCTGGCGCGACGGTAAATCCGGCGAATTGCCGAACAACTGGCGTTCAAAATTTGGCGGCAATGCGTGGCAGTGGCACGCCGAAAGCGAGCAGTATTATTTGCACCTTTTCGCCCCGGAACAGGCGGACCTCAACTGGGAAAACCCGGTGGTGCGCGAAGAGCTGAAAAAGGTCTGTGAATTTTGGGCCGATCGCGGCGTCGACGGCCTGCGTCTTGATGTGGTGAATCTGATTTCTAAAGACCCTACGTTCCCGAACGATCCGGTCGGTGATGGGCGCTGTTTCTACACCGACGGCCCGCGCGTTCACGAATTTTTGCAGGAAATAAGCCGCGACGTGTTTATGCCGCGCGACTTAATGACGGTGGGCGAAATGTCCTCCACCACGCTCGATCACTGTCAGCAGTACGCCTCCCTGGCGGGCAATGAGCTGTCGATGACGTTCAATTTCCATCACCTTAAAGTCGACTACCCCGGCGGTGAAAAATGGACGCTCGCCAAACCCGATTATGTGGCGCTGAAAGCGCTGTTCAGCCATTGGCAGCAGGGGATGCACAACCGGGCTTGGAACGCGCTGTTCTGGTGTAATCACGATCAGCCGCGCATCGTGTCGCGCTTTGGTGATGAAGGCGAGTACCGCGTCCTGGCGGCGAAAATGCTGGCGATGGTGCTGCACGGGATGCAGGGCACGCCGTACATTTATCAGGGCGAAGAAATCGGCATGACCAACCCGCATTTCACGACGATCGCCGATTATCGCGACGTGGAAAGCCACAATATGTACGCGGAGCGGCACGCGCAGGGCCGTGATGCTGATGAATTATTGGCGATTCTGGCCACTAAATCGCGCGACAACAGCCGCACACCGATGCAGTGGAACACGGAAACATACGGTGGTTTTACCACCGGTGAGCCGTGGATTGGCCTGGCCGACAACGTGCAGGAAATTAACGTTGAGGCGGCGCTGAAGGACCCGGATTCGGTGTTCTACACCTATCAACAGCTGATTGCCCTGCGGAAAGCCGAGCCGCTGCTGACGTGGGGGAATTATCAGGATCTGCTGCCGGAACATCCGTCGCTGTGGTGCTATCGCCGCGAATGGCAGGGCCAGCAGTTGTGGGTGGTGGCGAACCTCAGCCGTGAAAGCCAGCCGTGGCAGCCGGAAAATGTGGACGGTGAATGGGACGTGGCGATGAGCAACTATCCGAACGTCGATGCCCAGCCGGGCGCGATGACGCTGCGCCCGTTTGAAGCGGTGTGGTGGATACAGAAGTAATGTGTTGAATTGCCCGGCGGCGCAAGCTTGCCGGGCCTACAACGACACATTGCGTAGGCCCGCGCAAGCTTGCGCCGCCGGGCATTTATTACGCGTTTGGTATTCCGGCCATGGTTTCGGCGCTCTCTTTTGTCTGCGACGCATGTTCCTCTTTCGCCTTCAGCTTGTCCCAGGCACGGAAGAACGGATAATAAATCACCAGCGAAATCCCGAGGTTTACCGCCTGCAACACCGTGCCGGAAATGTGTCCGCCGGTCGCCAGATAGCCGCTGATGAAAATCGGCGTGGTGAACG
This DNA window, taken from Scandinavium goeteborgense, encodes the following:
- the treB gene encoding PTS trehalose transporter subunit IIBC, yielding MSKVRQQDIDQLIELVGGRDNIATVSHCITRLRFVLNDPAKANPKAIEELSMVKGCFTNAGQFQVVIGTDVGDYYKVLIASTGQASADKEQAKLAARQNMKWHERMISHFAEIFFPLLPALISGGLILGFRNVIGDVPMSNGQTLAQMYPGLKTLYDFLWLIGEAIFFYLPVGICWSAVKKMGGTPILGIVLGVTLVSPQLMNAYELGSKIPDVWNFGLFAIEKVGYQAQVIPALLAGLALGMIETRLKRIVPDYLYLVVVPVCSLILAVFLAHALIGPFGRMIGDGVAFAVRHLMTGSFAPIGAALFAFLYAPLVITGVHQTTLAIDMQMIQSMGGTPVWPLIALSNIAQASAVVGIIICSKKHNEREISVPAAISAFLGVTEPAMYGINLKYRFPMLCAMVGSGLAGLLCGLNGVMANGIGVGGLPGILSIQPTFWQVYAVAMAIAVIIPIVLTTAVYQRKFRQGALQIV
- the treC gene encoding alpha,alpha-phosphotrehalase; this translates as MNNLPHWWQNGVIYQVYPKSFQDTTGSGTGDLRGVTLRLEYLKTLGVDALWLTPFYVSPQVDNGYDVANYTAIDPAYGTLDDFDELVTEAKSRGIRIVLDMVLNHTSTQHPWFQASLDPDSPHREFYIWRDGKSGELPNNWRSKFGGNAWQWHAESEQYYLHLFAPEQADLNWENPVVREELKKVCEFWADRGVDGLRLDVVNLISKDPTFPNDPVGDGRCFYTDGPRVHEFLQEISRDVFMPRDLMTVGEMSSTTLDHCQQYASLAGNELSMTFNFHHLKVDYPGGEKWTLAKPDYVALKALFSHWQQGMHNRAWNALFWCNHDQPRIVSRFGDEGEYRVLAAKMLAMVLHGMQGTPYIYQGEEIGMTNPHFTTIADYRDVESHNMYAERHAQGRDADELLAILATKSRDNSRTPMQWNTETYGGFTTGEPWIGLADNVQEINVEAALKDPDSVFYTYQQLIALRKAEPLLTWGNYQDLLPEHPSLWCYRREWQGQQLWVVANLSRESQPWQPENVDGEWDVAMSNYPNVDAQPGAMTLRPFEAVWWIQK